In the genome of Nitrospira sp. MA-1, one region contains:
- a CDS encoding GTP-binding protein produces the protein MTVTPAIGLPNDTPQDNSIRERMNIVIVGHVDHGKSTLLGRLYADTGTLPTGKIEKIQAICKQQGKEFEYAFLFDAFLEEQQQGITIDTARTFFSWGGRQYIIIDAPGHKEFLKNMVSGAARAEAALLVIDALEGVRDQSKRHGLLLSMLGVKQVTVVVNKMDLVNYREDTFQAIEKEYREFLTQLNVIPQYVIPASAKQGINIINSSPETPWYTGPSVLDSLAHFHLESKRAEQTLRLPIQDVYKFDARRILVGRITAGKLKIGDRLVFSPSNKSANIETIEAFNIDPPPTQAKAGQSVGITLDEQIFVERGEIATHEDARPLVSTRIRANLFWLGGRPLETRRPYVLRLATREVPCEVATIHRIVDATNLDDRQTQTTVKRNEVADITLRTKSPIAFDLYAQFETTGRFVLVDEYDVAGGGIITELVQDDQEDFRTEARERDSAWVKGDVGAEDRAQHYGHRAAVVLLTGPDVTAKGFLARKLETVLVAEGRHAYLLAPENLQRGLDADLLDTKPDEIIRRFGEVVRLLTDTGSLVISTTNALHEPTKHIVQTVQTLVNPIPVITIHMAKDLQGPQPDTDLIFAGPENFDDCTHQIIDLLKSRGILTEPPRGRGDFQYSI, from the coding sequence ATGACGGTCACACCAGCCATAGGCCTACCTAACGACACTCCTCAGGACAATTCCATCCGGGAGAGAATGAATATCGTCATCGTGGGTCACGTCGACCACGGCAAATCCACACTATTGGGTCGTCTGTATGCCGACACCGGGACGTTACCAACCGGCAAGATCGAAAAGATCCAGGCCATTTGCAAACAACAAGGCAAAGAATTTGAATATGCCTTTTTGTTTGATGCCTTTTTAGAAGAACAACAACAGGGTATCACCATCGATACGGCCCGAACCTTCTTCTCATGGGGAGGGCGCCAATACATCATTATTGACGCGCCAGGACATAAGGAATTCCTGAAAAACATGGTGTCTGGCGCGGCTCGTGCCGAAGCAGCGCTCCTGGTCATTGATGCCCTTGAAGGCGTGCGCGACCAATCAAAGCGCCATGGGCTATTGCTCTCCATGTTAGGAGTTAAACAGGTCACCGTAGTGGTCAATAAAATGGACCTGGTCAATTACCGCGAAGACACCTTCCAAGCCATCGAAAAAGAATACCGGGAATTTCTCACCCAATTGAACGTCATTCCCCAATACGTTATCCCCGCGAGTGCCAAACAGGGCATCAACATCATCAACTCAAGCCCGGAAACCCCATGGTACACGGGCCCCTCCGTGTTGGATTCCCTTGCGCATTTCCATCTGGAATCCAAACGTGCAGAACAAACACTTCGTCTTCCCATCCAGGACGTGTATAAGTTCGACGCCCGCCGGATTTTAGTTGGCCGCATCACGGCAGGAAAACTCAAGATTGGTGACCGGCTGGTCTTTTCCCCATCCAACAAATCCGCCAATATTGAAACGATTGAAGCTTTTAATATCGATCCACCGCCAACTCAAGCCAAAGCCGGCCAATCCGTCGGCATAACCCTGGACGAACAAATTTTTGTGGAACGAGGGGAAATTGCGACACACGAAGATGCCAGGCCGCTGGTCTCCACCCGCATTCGTGCCAATCTGTTCTGGTTAGGAGGCCGACCCCTAGAAACCCGCCGGCCATATGTCTTACGACTGGCCACCAGGGAAGTCCCCTGCGAAGTGGCCACTATTCATCGCATTGTGGACGCCACCAATTTGGACGACCGACAGACGCAAACCACCGTGAAACGGAATGAAGTGGCCGACATTACGCTTCGGACCAAATCTCCCATTGCGTTCGATCTTTATGCACAGTTTGAGACGACCGGACGTTTCGTATTGGTAGATGAATACGATGTGGCGGGAGGTGGAATCATCACGGAACTGGTCCAGGACGACCAGGAAGATTTTCGAACGGAGGCACGAGAACGGGATTCCGCCTGGGTCAAGGGAGATGTGGGAGCCGAAGACCGGGCCCAGCACTATGGACATCGAGCGGCCGTGGTCTTACTGACTGGTCCGGATGTCACCGCGAAAGGATTTCTGGCTCGAAAACTGGAAACCGTGCTCGTTGCAGAAGGCCGGCATGCCTACCTTCTCGCGCCAGAAAATCTGCAACGGGGGCTCGATGCGGATCTGCTCGACACGAAACCGGATGAAATCATTCGACGGTTCGGGGAAGTCGTACGATTACTGACCGATACAGGCTCCCTCGTGATTTCTACAACCAATGCCCTCCATGAACCGACCAAACACATCGTGCAAACCGTGCAAACGTTGGTGAACCCGATCCCGGTCATCACCATCCACATGGCCAAAGATTTACAAGGGCCTCAACCGGATACCGATCTAATTTTTGCAGGGCCGGAAAATTTCGACGACTGCACCCACCAAATCATTGATTTGCTCAAATCCAGGGGGATTCTCACTGAACCTCCCAGGGGCCGTGGCGACTTCCAGTACTCCATTTAA
- a CDS encoding sulfate adenylyltransferase subunit 2, with translation MNHIRQLEDQSVYILREAYKNFDNLAMLWSMGKDSTVLLWLARKAFFGHVPFPLLHVDTSFKIPEMIEYRDRLAREWRLNLIVGQNKKALAEGMNHTKGRVECCTALKTQGLKQLLEEKGYTGVILGVRSDEDSTRAKERYFSPRDKNNEWDFRDQPPELWDQYKLSFPPGTHIRIHPLLDWTEINIWEYIKLENIPFLDNLYLDQGTGKRYRSLGCGPCTTPIDSTSKNVDEVIIELRNTKVAERAGRAQDEGRGMEQLRKDGYM, from the coding sequence ATGAACCATATCCGTCAATTAGAAGATCAAAGCGTCTATATCCTGCGAGAGGCGTACAAAAACTTTGATAACCTGGCCATGCTCTGGTCCATGGGCAAGGATTCAACGGTGTTATTGTGGCTGGCCAGAAAAGCATTTTTTGGCCATGTTCCCTTTCCCTTACTCCATGTTGACACCAGCTTCAAAATTCCTGAAATGATTGAATACCGGGATCGCCTCGCACGCGAGTGGCGATTAAATCTGATCGTGGGCCAAAACAAAAAAGCCCTGGCCGAAGGGATGAACCACACCAAGGGACGAGTGGAATGTTGCACCGCCTTAAAAACCCAAGGGTTAAAACAATTGCTGGAGGAAAAGGGCTACACAGGGGTCATTTTGGGTGTGCGATCGGATGAAGATAGTACCAGGGCAAAGGAGCGGTACTTCTCCCCGCGGGACAAAAACAATGAATGGGATTTTCGCGATCAGCCCCCCGAACTCTGGGATCAATATAAACTGTCCTTTCCGCCGGGCACGCATATCCGGATTCATCCCCTTTTGGATTGGACTGAGATCAATATCTGGGAATACATCAAATTAGAAAACATTCCCTTTTTGGATAACCTCTATCTGGATCAAGGCACCGGCAAGCGCTATCGCAGCCTGGGATGCGGCCCCTGCACCACTCCCATTGACTCCACCTCGAAAAATGTGGATGAGGTCATCATTGAATTACGCAATACCAAGGTGGCAGAGCGGGCAGGACGCGCACAAGACGAAGGACGAGGGATGGAACAATTACGCAAAGATGGATACATGTAA
- a CDS encoding DsrE/DsrF/DrsH-like family protein, whose product MKKIAVIITKGGWNNLFQACEWIALAAASGMEVSGYFRDEAAGRMTKDKIKELTMSSDFKGREGFVRDLLKKEDKTDLPKMMQTSKEKGNVKFSVCRDSLKYFGVNVEELIPELDEVQTAEAFWKEAVLPADQVLTF is encoded by the coding sequence GTGAAAAAAATTGCCGTCATTATTACCAAAGGGGGATGGAACAACTTGTTTCAAGCCTGTGAGTGGATAGCCCTGGCAGCCGCCAGCGGCATGGAAGTGAGTGGGTATTTCCGTGACGAAGCCGCAGGCCGAATGACCAAGGACAAAATCAAAGAGCTGACCATGTCCTCGGATTTTAAAGGACGGGAAGGCTTTGTGCGTGATCTCTTGAAAAAAGAGGACAAAACGGACCTCCCAAAAATGATGCAGACCTCTAAAGAAAAGGGAAACGTCAAATTTTCGGTGTGTAGAGATTCTCTGAAATATTTTGGAGTGAATGTCGAAGAACTCATTCCGGAATTAGATGAAGTGCAAACCGCCGAGGCCTTCTGGAAAGAAGCTGTTCTTCCCGCTGACCAGGTTTTGACCTTTTAA
- a CDS encoding phosphoadenylyl-sulfate reductase, translating into MALFLNTHPTPEELVAVNRSMEGQAPRQIVETAIAEYGGTVILACSFGAEDVVLADMMFRSNPGSTLFYLDTDFLFPETHAVRDRIIQHYQLQDDQIIQVKSTLSPSEQATQFGEALWQREPDQCCSLRKVEPLTRILAKYAAWMTGIRRDQSPTRANAGIIEWDTKFGLVKFNPLATWSWEQVWEYIRMNDVPYNALHDRHYPSIGCTHCTAPVMPGEDPRSGRWKSSEKTECGLHR; encoded by the coding sequence ATGGCTCTTTTCCTCAATACCCATCCAACTCCTGAAGAACTCGTCGCGGTCAATCGATCCATGGAAGGTCAGGCGCCTCGACAGATTGTCGAGACCGCGATCGCGGAATATGGGGGAACGGTTATTCTGGCCTGTAGTTTTGGGGCCGAGGATGTCGTCCTGGCCGATATGATGTTCCGCTCAAATCCAGGCAGCACACTCTTTTATTTAGATACCGATTTTTTATTTCCTGAAACCCATGCTGTTCGGGATCGAATCATTCAACATTATCAATTACAGGATGATCAGATTATCCAGGTTAAATCAACACTCAGTCCTTCCGAACAAGCGACACAGTTTGGGGAAGCCTTATGGCAACGGGAGCCCGACCAATGCTGCTCACTGCGAAAGGTTGAGCCCCTCACTCGCATCCTGGCAAAGTATGCCGCGTGGATGACGGGAATCCGGCGTGATCAATCACCCACTCGCGCCAACGCCGGCATCATTGAGTGGGATACCAAATTTGGCCTTGTAAAATTTAACCCCTTAGCCACCTGGTCATGGGAACAGGTCTGGGAATACATTCGCATGAATGACGTTCCGTACAATGCCTTGCATGATCGGCATTATCCCAGTATTGGATGTACCCATTGCACCGCGCCCGTCATGCCGGGAGAAGACCCACGCTCCGGACGATGGAAAAGTTCGGAGAAAACCGAATGTGGACTTCATCGATAA